TGAGCTTGCAGGCAAAATCCAGGCGCGCCGAAGGATCGGCGCTAGGCAGGATGTAGAAGTCGACTTTGGTCATTGCGGTTCCAGAGCAGCGAGCGGCGTCGCCATGAAGCAACGCCGCCCCTCAGCAGGTTCAGGCTTTGGCGCGATCCAGCAGGTACTGGGTCAGCAGGGGAACCGGACGGCCGGTGGCGCCCTTGTCCTTGCCGCCGCTGGTCCACGCGGTGCCAGCGATATCCAGGTGCGCCCAGTTGAGGTTCTTGGTGAAGCGCGACAGGAAGCAGGCGGCGGTGATGGTGCCGGCCTTCGGCCCGCCAATGTTGGCGATGTCGGCGAACGGGCTGTCCAGTTGCTCCTGATACTCATCGAACAGCGGCAGTTGCCAGGCGCGGTCGTCGGCAGCCTTGCCGGCGCTGAGCAACTGGTCGATCAGTTCGTCGTTGTTACCCAGCAGGCCGGAAGTATGGGCGCCCAGGGCCACCACGCAAGCACCGGTCAAAGTGGCGATGTCGATCACCGCTTGTGGCTTGAAGCGCTCGGCGTAGGTCAGCGCATCGCACAGCACCAGACGGCCTTCGGCATCGGTGTTGAGGATTTCCACAGTCTGGCCGCTCATGGTGGTAACGATGTCGCCCGGGCGCGACGCGTTGCCGCTCGGCATGTTTTCGGCGCAGGCGAGGATGCACACCAGATTGATCGGCAGTTTCAGCTCAAGCACCGCACGCAGCGTACCGAACACAGAGGCAGCGCCGCCCATGTCGTACTTCATTTCGTCCATGCCGGCGCCCGGCTTCAGGCTGATGCCGCCGGTGTCGAAAGTGATGCCCTTGCCGACCAGCGCGTACGGCTTCTCGGATTTCTTGCCACCGTTGTACTGCATGACGATCAGGCGCGGCGGCTGGGCGCTGCCCTGGCCAACGGCGTAGAACGAGCCCATGCCCAGAGACTTGATCTTCTTCTCGTCGAGCACTTCGACTTTCAGATCCTTGAACTCTTTGCCCAGGTTCTTGGCCTGTTCGCCCATGAACGTCGGGTGGCAGATGTTCGGCGGCAGGTTGCCCAGATCGCGGGTGAAAGCCATGCCGTTGGCGATTGCGGTGGCGTGGTTCACGGCGCGCTGCACTTCGGCCTGCGCAGCCTTGATGGTCAGCAGGGTGATTTTCTTCAGGGCGCGGGGTTCGGCTTTCTGGCTCTTGAACTGGTCGAAGGTGTAGCCGCCGTCGACCAGGGTTTCTGCCAGCAAACGGGTCTTGCCGTAGCTGTCGCGACCTTTGACGATGACTTCATCCAGCGCCAGCACGGCATCACCGCCGCCCAGGCCTTTGAGGGTGTTGAGGATGCCGGCAACGATCTTGCGGAACGGACGGTCGCCCAGTTCTTCGTCCTTGCCCACGCCGACCAGCAACACGCGCTCGGCTTTCAGGTTTGGCAGACTGTGCAGCAGCAGGCTTTGACCGACCTTGCCGGCCAGGTCGCCACGCTTGAGCACGGTGCTGATCGCACCGCCGCTCGACTCGTCGACCAGTCTGGCGGCGACACCGAGTTTGCGGCCTTCGCCGACGGCAACCACCAGGGTGGCGGTTTTCAACGTTTCTGGGCTAACGCTTTTTACAACCAGTTCCATGTCCGGATCCCTAATGAATGGTCAACATGCAGGCGTTCGACGTTGTCCGCAATCGCCTGCTTATAAATAGAAGAGGCGCAGGCCAAAGCCTGCGACAAGGGCCGCAGTTTGAACCTCGCTCCCCGCGCCTGACAACCCTCAGCAAAGGATTACAGCGATGGATGAGTGTGCGCAGTGACAGGCGCACCCAATCACAGGATAATGCCGCATCTTTTTTCGACCGCTCTGCATGGCGGGCCGGTCGATGTGTTTGCTTGTTTGGCCGCCTTAGCCTGACAACCCTGGAGTGTCTGGTTTGATCGTCTTCCGTTATCTGTCCCGCGAAGTCCTGTTGACCCTCAGCGCCGTAAGTGCCGTGCTGCTGGTCATCATCATGAGCGGTCGCTTCATCAAATACCTGGCGCAGGCTGCGGCCGGTCAGCTCGATCCGGGCTCGCTGTTCCTGATCATGGGCTTTCGTCTGCCGGGGTTCCTGCAACTGATTCTGCCGCTGGGCCTGTTCCTCGGGATCCTGCTGGCCTACGGTCGCCTGTACCTCGAAAGCGAAATGACCGTGCTCTCGGCCACCGGCATGAGTCAGCAGAAGCTGTTTCGCATGACCCTGTTTCCGGCGACGCTGGTGGCACTGGTGGTGGCGTGGCTCAGCCTCGGTCTGGCTCCGCAGGGCGCCAACCAGTTTCAGCTGTTGCTGAACAAGCAGGACGCGCTGACCGAGTTCGATACCCTCGAACCGGGCCGCTTCCAGGCATTGCGTGACGGCACGCGGGTGACCTATACCGAAACCCTGAGCGACGACCGCGTCAATCTCGGCAGCGTGTTCATCTCGCAGAAGAACCTCGGCGCCGATAAAAAGGATCGCGGTATTTCCGTGCTGGTTGCCGAATCGGGCCGTCAGGAAATTCGCCCCGACGGCAATCGCTACCTGATCCTCGATAACGGTTACCGCTATGACGGCAGCCCGGGTCAGGCCGACTATCGTGCCATTCATTACGAAACCTACGGCGTGCTGCTGCCCAAGCCGGACGTCAGCGAAGAAGTCACCGACCGTGACGCGATGCCGACCTCGTCCCTGTGGGGCAGTGATGACATCCGTTCGAAAACCGAACTGCAATGGCGCATGTCCCTGCCGTTGCTGGTGTTCATCGTGACCCTGATGGCGGTGCCGCTGTCGCGGGTGAATCCGCGTCAGGGGCGTTTCCTCAAGCTACTGCCGGCGATTCTTCTTTATATGGCTTACCTGACCATCCTGATTGCCGCCCGCGGCGCCCTCGAAAAAGGCAAGATCCCGCCGGCCCTTGGGCTGTGGTGGGTGCACGCGATCTTCCTGCTCATCGGCCTCGGCCTGCTCTATTGGGAGCCGATGCGCCTGAAGCTGGCCAGCCGTCGCAGCGCCGCGCTGGAGGTGGCCCGTGGTTAAACTCGACCGCTACATCGGCAGCAGCGTGTTCATGGCGATCATCGCTGTACTGGCGATCATCCTCGGTTTGGCGACGCTGTTTGCCTTCATCGATGAAATGGGCGACGTCAGCGACACCTACACTCTGGTCGATGTGCTCAGTTTCGTATTGCTGACTGCACCGCGCCGCCTCTATGAAATGCTGCCGATGGCCGCTTTGATCGGCTGCCTGATCGGTCTCGGCAGTCTGGCCAGCAGCAGTGAACTGACCGTCATGCGTGCTGCTGGTGTGTCGATCGGCCGTATCGTCTGGGCTGTCATGAAGCCGATGCTGGTGCTGATGCTCGCCGGTGTGCTCATCGGCGAATACGTCGCTCCAGCCACCGAGAGTATGGCTCAGGCCAATCGCTCGCTGGCCCAGGGCAGCGGCGATGCGCAAAGCGCCAAGCACGGTATGTGGCACCGTCAGGGTGAAGAATTCATCCATATCAACGCCGTGCAGCCGAACGGTCTCTTGTATGGCGTGACGCGTTATCACTTCGACAAGGAGCGCCATCTGCTCAGCTCCAGCTTCGCCAAAAAGGCCGAGTTCGACGGCAGCAAGTGGCAGCTTACCGACGTTGCCACCACGCTGTTCAAGGAGCGCAGTACTGAAGTCGTCAATACCCCGAGCGAGCAATGGGACGTGGCGTTGAGCCCGCAACTGCTCAGCACCGTGGTCATGGCCCCGGAATCTCTGTCGATCAGCGGTCTGTGGGGCTACATCCACTATCTGGCCGAGCAAGGCCTCAGCAACGGCCGTTACTGGCTGGCATTTTGGGTCAAGGTGTTGCAGCCGCTGGTGACCGCGGCGCTGGTGCTGATGGCGATCTCGTTCATCTTCGGTCCGCTGCGTTCGGTGACCCTCGGTCAGCGGGTCTTCACCGGCGTGCTGGTGGGTTTCACTTTCCGCATCGTCCAGGATCTGCTGGGTCCATCCAGTCTGGTATTCGGTTTCTCGCCGCTGTTTGCGGTGCTGGTGCCGGCCGGCGTGTGTGCGCTGGCGGGTGTCTGGCTGCTGCGCAGGGCCGGTTGATGAACATGTGTTCATCTTTGCCTTGAACCTCGAAAACGCCTCGGCCAACAGACCGGGGCGTTTTTGCATGCGATCCGGGTGACAGGCGAACGTGACGCTTGCGCCGTGTATCAGGTACAATTCCCGGCTATTTTTCGGCGGGCCAAGCCTGCAGCCTTTTTGAGTGTTGATCCGTGAGTGATTTGAGTCATATCCGCAATTTCTCCATCATCGCCCACATTGACCATGGCAAGTCGACGCTGGCTGACCGTTTCATCCAGATGTGCGGCGGCCTGGCCGAGCGTGAAATGGAAGCCCAGGTACTGGATTCCATGGATCTTGAGCGTGAACGCGGGATCACCATCAAGGCCCACAGCGTTACCCTCTATTACAAAGCCAAAGATGGCATCACCTACCAGCTGAACTTCATCGACACCCCGGGTCACGTCGACTTCACCTACGAAGTCAGCCGTTCCCTGGCCGCGTGCGAAGGCGCCTTGCTGGTGGTCGATGCGGGGCAGGGCGTGGAAGCCCAGTCCGTGGCCAACTGCTACACCGCCATCGAGCAGGGCCTCGAGGTCATGCCGGTGCTTAACAAGATCGACCTGCCACAGGCCGAGCCGGATCGCGTCAAGGACGAGATCGAGAAGATCATCGGCATCGACGCCACCGACGCCGTCACCTGCAGCGCCAAGACCGGCCTGGGTGTCGACGAAGTGCTCGAGCGTCTGGTCCACACCATTCCCGCGCCGACCGGCAACATCGAAGATCCGCTGCAAGCGTTGATCATCGACTCCTGGTTCGACAACTACCTGGGCGTTGTCTCCCTGGTACGTGTCCGCCATGGCCGGGTGAAGAAGGGCGACAAGATTCTGGTCAAGTCCACCGGCAAGGTGCACCTGGTCGACAGCGTTGGCGTGTTCAACCCGAAACACACCGCTACCGTTGACCTCAAGGCCGGCGAAGTGGGCTTCATCATCGCCAGCATCAAGGACATTCACGGTGCGCCGGTCGGTGACACCCTGACCCTCAGCTCCACTCCTGATGTGCCGGTGCTGCCGGGCTTCAAACGTATCCAGCCGCAGGTTTACGCCGGTCTGTTCCCGGTCAGCTCCGACGACTTCGAGGATTTCCGCGAAGCACTGCAGAAGCTCACCCTGAACGACTCGTCGCTGCAGTACACCCCGGAAAGCTCCGACGCCCTGGGCTTCGGCTTCCGTTGCGGCTTCCTCGGCATGCTGCACATGGAAATCATCCAGGAGCGCCTCGAGCGCGAGTACGACCTGGACCTGATCACCACTGCGCCGACGGTAATTTTCGAGCTGGTGCTGAAAACCGGTGAAACGATTTACGTCGACAACCCGTCGAAGCTTCCGGATGTGTCGGCGATCGAGGACATGCGCGAGCCAATCGTACGCGCCAATATCCTCGTACCGCAGGAGCACCTGGGCAACGTCATCACCCTGTGCATCGAGAAACGCGGCGTTCAGGTCGACATGCTGTTCCTCGGCAATCAGGTGCAAGTCACCTACGACCTGCCGATGAACGAAGTGGTCCTGGACTTCTTCGACCGTCTCAAATCCACCAGCCGCGGCTATGCTTCGCTGGACTACCATTTCGATCGTTACCAATCGGCTAATCTGGTGAAACTGGACGTGCTGATCAACGGCGACAAGGTCGATGCCCTGGCATTGATCGTGCACCGTGACAATTCGCACTTCAAAGGTCGCCAGTTGACCGAGAAGATGAAAGAACTGATTCCTCGTCAGATGTTCGACGTGGCGATCCAGGCCGCCATCGGTGGTCAGATCGTAGCCCGGACAACCGTCAAGGCGCTCAGAAAGAACGTATTGGCCAAATGCTATGGCGGTGACGTCAGTCGTAAGAAGAAACTGCTTGAGAAGCAGAAGGCCGGTAAGAAACGCATGAAACAGGTCGGCAACGTGGAAATTCCACAGGAAGCCTTCCTCGCCGTGCTCAGGTTGGAATAATCAGGTCCTATGTCGCTAAATTTCCCGCTGTTGCTGGTCATCGCCGTGTTCGTCTGCGGCCTGTTGGCGTTGCTTGATCTGCTGTTCCTGGCACCGCGTCGGCGGGCTGCCATTGCCTCCTATCAAGGCAGTGTCAGCCAGCCCGAGCCTGTGGTGGTCGAGAAACTGAACAAAGAGCCGCTGCTGGTCGAATACGGCAAGTCGTTCTTTCCGGTGCTGTTCATTGTGATGGTGCTGCGTTCGTTCCTGGTGGAGCCGTTCCAGATTCCGTCCGGCTCGATGAAACCGACCCTGGACGTCGGCGACTTCATTCTGGTGAACAAGTTTTCCTACGGCATCCGCCTGCCGGTGATCGACAAGAAGGTCATCGAAGTCGGTGACCCGCAGCGCGGCGATGTCATGGTGTTCCGCTATCCGAGCGACCCGAACGTCAACTACATCAAGCGTGTGGTTGGCCTGCCGGGTGACACGGTGCGTTATACCGCCGACAAGCGTCTGTTCGTCAACGGCGAATCGATTGCCGAGAAGATGGTCGGCGCCGAAGCGGGTTCGCTGGGCAGCGCTGAGCTCTATCAGGAAAAACTCGGCGCAGCCGAGCACCTGATCCGCAAGGAAATGAGCCGCTACCGCGCCACTCCGGATCGTTCGTGGACGGTGCCTGCCGGGCACTACTTCATGATGGGCGACAACCGCGACAATTCGAACGACAGCCGCTACTGGGATGATCCGAACATTCCCAAGGATCTGCTGGGCATGGTTCCCGACAAGAATATTGTCGGCAAGGCCTTCGCGGTCTGGATGAGCTGGCCGGAGCCGAAACTCAGCCACCTGCCGAATTTCTCGCGGGTCGGCCTGATCAAGTAAATTACACACGGCGCTGTTGACCACAGCGCCGAATGCATTTCTGGAGCCGGCACAATCGGCTTCGCAATCGCCAGGATCTAATTTTTGAACACAGCGTTAATTGTCCCAGGCCTGCGCCGTACCCCGGCGGTGGCAGTGGAAACCAGCCACGAACTCAGCGTGGGTAAACCGTGAGCGTTTCTCTAAGCCGTCTCGAGCGCCAGCTCGGTTACACCTTCAAGGACCAGGAGCTGATGCTGCTGGCCCTCACGCACCGCAGTTTTGCCGGGCGCAACAACGAGCGTCTGGAATTCCTCGGTGATGCCATCCTCAATTTCGTCGCTGGCGAGGCGCTGTTCGATCGCTTTCCGCTGGCCCGCGAAGGCCAGTTGTCGCGTTTGCGCGCACGCCTGGTGAAAGGTGAGACGCTGGCCGTACTGGCTCGCGGTTTCGACCTCGGTGATTATCTGCGTCTGGGTTCTGGTGAACTGAAGAGCGGCGGTTTTCGCCGTGAATCGATTCTCGCCGACGCCCTCGAAGCCCTGATCGGCGCAATCTACCTCGATGCCGGCATGGACGTCGCCCGCGAGCGCGTGTTGGCCTGGCTGGCCGGCGAGTTCGAAGGCCTGACGCTGGTCGACACCAACAAGGATCCGAAAACCCGCTTGCAGGAACATCTGCAATCGCGCGGTTGCGAACTGCCACGCTACGAAGTGGTGGATATCCAGGGCGAACCGCACTGCCGAACCTTCTTCGTCGAATGCGAAGTGGTCTTACTGAATGAAAAAAGCCGAGGTCAGGGTGTGAGCCGTCGTATCGCCGAACAGGTAGCGGCCGCTGCAGCACTGATTGCCCTGGGCGTGGAGAATGGCAATGACTGATACAAACGCAACTCGCTGTGGCTATGTTGCCATCGTCGGCCGTCCCAACGTCGGCAAGTCGACGCTGCTCAATCACATCCTCGGGCAGAAGCTTGCGATCACTTCGCGCAAGCCGCAGACCACGCGGCACAACATGCTCGGCATCAAGACCGAGGGCGATGTGCAGGCAATCTATGTCGACACCCCGGGCATGCACAAGGGCGGCGAAAAGGCCCTGAACCGTTACATGAACAAAACCGCTTCGGCGGCGTTGAAAGACGTCGACGTGGTGATCTTCGTCGTTGACCGCACCAAGTGGACCGACGAAGACCAGATGGTGCTCGAACGTGTGCAGTACGTAACCGGCCCGCTGATCGTCGCGCTGAACAAGACCGATCGGATCGAAGACAAAGCCGAGCTGATGCCGCATTTGAGCTGGTTGCAGGAACAGCTGCCGAACGCGCAGATCATCCCGATTTCCGCGCAGCATGGGCACAATCTCGACGCACTGGAAAAGGTCATCGCCGATCACCTGCCGGAGAATGATCACTTCTTCCCGGAAGACCAGATCACCGACCGCAGCAGCCGTTTCCTTGCCGCCGAACTGGTACGTGAGAAAATCATGCGCCAGATGGGTGCCGAGCTGCCGTACCAGATCACCGTCGAAATCGAAGAATTCAAGCAACAGGGCAAGACCCTGCACATTCACGCGCTGATTCTCGTCGAGCGTGACGGCCAGAAGAAAATCATCATTGGCGACAAGGGCGAGCGCATCAAGCGCATCGGCACCGAAGCGCGCAAGGACATGGAGCTGCTGTTCGACTCCAAGATCATGCTCAACCTGTGGGTCAAGGTGAAGGGCGGCTGGTCCGACGACGAGCGCGCGCTGCGTTCGCTGGGTTATGGCGACCTGTAATCGACTCGAAGATCAAAAGATCGCAGCCTTCGGCAGCTCCTACAGGTGTACACAAGACATTGTAGGAGCTGCCGAAGGCTGCGATCTTTTTTGCAATCCCGACCGGGAAACTACATTCATGTCGCAAACCCCACCACCCGCCCAACCCGCCTACGTCCTGCATTCGCGTGCCTACCGCGAAA
This genomic interval from Pseudomonas koreensis contains the following:
- a CDS encoding leucyl aminopeptidase, with product MELVVKSVSPETLKTATLVVAVGEGRKLGVAARLVDESSGGAISTVLKRGDLAGKVGQSLLLHSLPNLKAERVLLVGVGKDEELGDRPFRKIVAGILNTLKGLGGGDAVLALDEVIVKGRDSYGKTRLLAETLVDGGYTFDQFKSQKAEPRALKKITLLTIKAAQAEVQRAVNHATAIANGMAFTRDLGNLPPNICHPTFMGEQAKNLGKEFKDLKVEVLDEKKIKSLGMGSFYAVGQGSAQPPRLIVMQYNGGKKSEKPYALVGKGITFDTGGISLKPGAGMDEMKYDMGGAASVFGTLRAVLELKLPINLVCILACAENMPSGNASRPGDIVTTMSGQTVEILNTDAEGRLVLCDALTYAERFKPQAVIDIATLTGACVVALGAHTSGLLGNNDELIDQLLSAGKAADDRAWQLPLFDEYQEQLDSPFADIANIGGPKAGTITAACFLSRFTKNLNWAHLDIAGTAWTSGGKDKGATGRPVPLLTQYLLDRAKA
- the lptF gene encoding LPS export ABC transporter permease LptF — encoded protein: MIVFRYLSREVLLTLSAVSAVLLVIIMSGRFIKYLAQAAAGQLDPGSLFLIMGFRLPGFLQLILPLGLFLGILLAYGRLYLESEMTVLSATGMSQQKLFRMTLFPATLVALVVAWLSLGLAPQGANQFQLLLNKQDALTEFDTLEPGRFQALRDGTRVTYTETLSDDRVNLGSVFISQKNLGADKKDRGISVLVAESGRQEIRPDGNRYLILDNGYRYDGSPGQADYRAIHYETYGVLLPKPDVSEEVTDRDAMPTSSLWGSDDIRSKTELQWRMSLPLLVFIVTLMAVPLSRVNPRQGRFLKLLPAILLYMAYLTILIAARGALEKGKIPPALGLWWVHAIFLLIGLGLLYWEPMRLKLASRRSAALEVARG
- the lptG gene encoding LPS export ABC transporter permease LptG; this translates as MVKLDRYIGSSVFMAIIAVLAIILGLATLFAFIDEMGDVSDTYTLVDVLSFVLLTAPRRLYEMLPMAALIGCLIGLGSLASSSELTVMRAAGVSIGRIVWAVMKPMLVLMLAGVLIGEYVAPATESMAQANRSLAQGSGDAQSAKHGMWHRQGEEFIHINAVQPNGLLYGVTRYHFDKERHLLSSSFAKKAEFDGSKWQLTDVATTLFKERSTEVVNTPSEQWDVALSPQLLSTVVMAPESLSISGLWGYIHYLAEQGLSNGRYWLAFWVKVLQPLVTAALVLMAISFIFGPLRSVTLGQRVFTGVLVGFTFRIVQDLLGPSSLVFGFSPLFAVLVPAGVCALAGVWLLRRAG
- the lepA gene encoding translation elongation factor 4, coding for MSDLSHIRNFSIIAHIDHGKSTLADRFIQMCGGLAEREMEAQVLDSMDLERERGITIKAHSVTLYYKAKDGITYQLNFIDTPGHVDFTYEVSRSLAACEGALLVVDAGQGVEAQSVANCYTAIEQGLEVMPVLNKIDLPQAEPDRVKDEIEKIIGIDATDAVTCSAKTGLGVDEVLERLVHTIPAPTGNIEDPLQALIIDSWFDNYLGVVSLVRVRHGRVKKGDKILVKSTGKVHLVDSVGVFNPKHTATVDLKAGEVGFIIASIKDIHGAPVGDTLTLSSTPDVPVLPGFKRIQPQVYAGLFPVSSDDFEDFREALQKLTLNDSSLQYTPESSDALGFGFRCGFLGMLHMEIIQERLEREYDLDLITTAPTVIFELVLKTGETIYVDNPSKLPDVSAIEDMREPIVRANILVPQEHLGNVITLCIEKRGVQVDMLFLGNQVQVTYDLPMNEVVLDFFDRLKSTSRGYASLDYHFDRYQSANLVKLDVLINGDKVDALALIVHRDNSHFKGRQLTEKMKELIPRQMFDVAIQAAIGGQIVARTTVKALRKNVLAKCYGGDVSRKKKLLEKQKAGKKRMKQVGNVEIPQEAFLAVLRLE
- the lepB gene encoding signal peptidase I, with translation MSLNFPLLLVIAVFVCGLLALLDLLFLAPRRRAAIASYQGSVSQPEPVVVEKLNKEPLLVEYGKSFFPVLFIVMVLRSFLVEPFQIPSGSMKPTLDVGDFILVNKFSYGIRLPVIDKKVIEVGDPQRGDVMVFRYPSDPNVNYIKRVVGLPGDTVRYTADKRLFVNGESIAEKMVGAEAGSLGSAELYQEKLGAAEHLIRKEMSRYRATPDRSWTVPAGHYFMMGDNRDNSNDSRYWDDPNIPKDLLGMVPDKNIVGKAFAVWMSWPEPKLSHLPNFSRVGLIK
- the rnc gene encoding ribonuclease III; this encodes MSVSLSRLERQLGYTFKDQELMLLALTHRSFAGRNNERLEFLGDAILNFVAGEALFDRFPLAREGQLSRLRARLVKGETLAVLARGFDLGDYLRLGSGELKSGGFRRESILADALEALIGAIYLDAGMDVARERVLAWLAGEFEGLTLVDTNKDPKTRLQEHLQSRGCELPRYEVVDIQGEPHCRTFFVECEVVLLNEKSRGQGVSRRIAEQVAAAAALIALGVENGND
- the era gene encoding GTPase Era, whose product is MTDTNATRCGYVAIVGRPNVGKSTLLNHILGQKLAITSRKPQTTRHNMLGIKTEGDVQAIYVDTPGMHKGGEKALNRYMNKTASAALKDVDVVIFVVDRTKWTDEDQMVLERVQYVTGPLIVALNKTDRIEDKAELMPHLSWLQEQLPNAQIIPISAQHGHNLDALEKVIADHLPENDHFFPEDQITDRSSRFLAAELVREKIMRQMGAELPYQITVEIEEFKQQGKTLHIHALILVERDGQKKIIIGDKGERIKRIGTEARKDMELLFDSKIMLNLWVKVKGGWSDDERALRSLGYGDL